In the genome of Methylococcus sp. EFPC2, the window GATCAGCGGCAAGCCGATGCTGCTACCCGGCCGTCATTTCCTCAACCTGGCCGGGCTGATAGGCGTGATCGTCATCGCCAAGCTTTATCTCGGCGTCGAACCGGGGCCCGCGGGCATCATCTGGCTGCTGGCCATGACGGGCATCGCCCTGGCCTTCGGCATCCACATGGTGATGGCCATAGGCGGGGCAGACATGCCGGTGGTGGTGTCCATGCTCAACAGCTATTCGGGATGGGCGGCCTCGGCCACCGGCTTCATGCTGAGCAACGATTTGCTCATCGTGGTCGGCGCGCTGGTCGGCTCCTCGGGCGCGATCCTCTCCTACATCATGTGCCGGGCGATGAACCGCAACTTCGTCAGCGTCATCGCCGGCGGCTTCGGCACCGAAGGTGGCAAACCGGCCGTTGCGGGCGCGGAACCGGTGGGCGAAGTGTCGCCCATCTCGGCGGAGGAAACGGCCGAACTGCTGCGCGAGGCCAGGCACGTCATCATCGTGCCCGGCTACGGCATGGCGGTGGCCCAGGCCCAGCACACGGTGTTCGAGATCACCAAAGTCCTGCGCGAGCGCAATGTGGGCGTGCGCTTCGGCATCCATCCCGTGGCCGGACGCATGCCCGGCCACATGAACGTGCTGCTCGCCGAAGCCCGAGTCCCTTACGACATCGTGATGGAAATGGACGAAATCAACGAGGACTTTCCGGAAACCGACGTGGCCATGGTCATAGGCGCCAACGACATCGTCAACCCGGCGGCGCAGGAAGATCCCAACAGTCCCATCGCCGGCATGCCGGTGCTGGAAGTCTGGAAGGCCAAGACTTCCATCGTGATGAAGCGCTCCATGGCCTCGGGCTACGCCGGCGTCGACAATCCGCTGTTCTACAAGGACAACAACCGCATGCTGTTCGGCGACGCCAAGAAGATGTTGGACGAAGTGCTGACCCACTTGAAGGCTTGAGCGTATCGTGCGACGGGCGGTGAGCCTCCGCCGCCCGTCGCCGATGGGTGGCGGGCGATGGAACATGGGAT includes:
- the pntB gene encoding Re/Si-specific NAD(P)(+) transhydrogenase subunit beta; translation: MSEGLITVSYIVATVLFILSLGGLSNPETARRGNLYGIVGMTLAILATVLGPKVHSYVPVIIAMAIGGSVGVFAAIKVKMTEMPELVALMHSLVGLAAVLVGYANYIDPTAHFEGAEYTVHELEIYIGILIGAVTFSGSVIAFGKLSAKISGKPMLLPGRHFLNLAGLIGVIVIAKLYLGVEPGPAGIIWLLAMTGIALAFGIHMVMAIGGADMPVVVSMLNSYSGWAASATGFMLSNDLLIVVGALVGSSGAILSYIMCRAMNRNFVSVIAGGFGTEGGKPAVAGAEPVGEVSPISAEETAELLREARHVIIVPGYGMAVAQAQHTVFEITKVLRERNVGVRFGIHPVAGRMPGHMNVLLAEARVPYDIVMEMDEINEDFPETDVAMVIGANDIVNPAAQEDPNSPIAGMPVLEVWKAKTSIVMKRSMASGYAGVDNPLFYKDNNRMLFGDAKKMLDEVLTHLKA